A single Methanolobus sp. ZRKC5 DNA region contains:
- a CDS encoding pyridoxal phosphate-dependent aminotransferase: protein MLSRKVENIPPFYVMEVLERAQQLEKEGKNIIHLEIGEPDFPTAPHICNAAKAAMCSGNTKYTHSQGLIELRKAIATNYKNKFNVDISPDQIIVTSGTSPAMLLLFLALIDPEDEIIMSNPHYACYPNFVTTAGGVPDFIYTNEGNGFMLQPDEIAAHINPKTKAILINSPSNPTGQVLPEATFRELAKVAGKVPIISDEIYQGLVYEGEDHTILEYTDNAFVLNGFSKLYAMTGWRLGYLIAPKQYIRTLQKVQQNLFISTNTFVQHAGIAALEGPQEQIKEMIETYNKRRLYLIKRLKEIGFGIKTEPKGAYYVLADARKFGNDSLKLSRNILEDIGVAVTPGIDFGQGAEGHLRFSYANSLENIKEGMERLEAYLKK from the coding sequence ATGTTATCCAGAAAAGTTGAAAACATTCCGCCTTTTTACGTTATGGAAGTACTTGAAAGGGCACAACAGCTTGAAAAAGAGGGCAAAAACATTATTCACCTTGAAATAGGAGAGCCCGATTTCCCCACTGCTCCGCACATCTGTAATGCGGCAAAGGCTGCAATGTGCTCAGGCAACACAAAATACACCCATAGCCAAGGACTTATAGAACTAAGGAAAGCCATAGCTACAAACTATAAGAACAAATTCAACGTAGATATCAGCCCCGATCAGATAATAGTGACATCCGGCACAAGTCCTGCCATGCTCCTGCTTTTCCTGGCACTCATTGACCCGGAGGATGAGATAATCATGTCAAATCCTCATTACGCCTGTTATCCTAATTTTGTAACAACCGCAGGAGGAGTACCTGATTTCATTTATACCAATGAAGGAAATGGCTTCATGTTACAGCCGGATGAAATTGCCGCACACATCAATCCGAAAACAAAAGCGATACTTATCAATTCACCATCCAATCCAACAGGTCAGGTCCTGCCTGAAGCAACATTTAGAGAACTTGCAAAAGTTGCCGGAAAAGTTCCAATAATATCTGACGAGATATATCAGGGGCTTGTCTACGAAGGTGAAGACCATACTATATTAGAGTATACTGACAATGCCTTCGTGCTTAACGGCTTCTCAAAACTCTATGCCATGACAGGATGGAGACTTGGCTATCTCATAGCACCTAAACAGTACATAAGAACATTGCAAAAGGTCCAGCAGAACCTCTTTATTTCAACTAATACATTCGTCCAGCATGCAGGTATCGCCGCTCTTGAAGGTCCTCAGGAACAGATAAAGGAAATGATTGAAACATACAACAAAAGACGCCTTTACCTGATTAAAAGACTGAAAGAGATTGGTTTTGGGATTAAAACGGAACCAAAGGGTGCATACTATGTGCTTGCAGATGCCCGTAAATTTGGAAATGATTCCCTAAAGCTTAGTAGAAATATACTGGAAGATATCGGAGTTGCCGTCACACCGGGAATTGATTTCGGCCAGGGAGCAGAGGGGCACCTACGTTTCTCGTATGCAAACAGCCTTGAGAATATCAAGGAAGGCATGGAAAGGTTAGAAGCATATCTTAAAAAGTAG
- a CDS encoding metal-dependent transcriptional regulator → MTTERTEDYLKVIEKIIERKGYAQVKDVSRELELSSPSVTGMFKKLTKMGYINYEKYGGVTLTPEGEKIAKCTMEKHSVIRDFLQILGLNEEIADHDACKIEHVLTPETFEILTKFVEFMTMKEDGPYWLDHFSHYRETGEYINCTPAAKDTCPVHGKRKE, encoded by the coding sequence ATGACAACTGAGAGAACCGAAGATTATCTGAAAGTAATCGAGAAGATAATTGAAAGAAAAGGCTATGCACAGGTTAAGGACGTATCAAGGGAGCTTGAACTTAGTTCACCCAGTGTCACAGGGATGTTCAAGAAGCTCACCAAGATGGGGTATATCAATTACGAGAAATACGGCGGAGTCACACTTACCCCTGAAGGAGAGAAAATTGCAAAATGTACCATGGAAAAACACAGTGTCATCAGGGACTTTTTACAAATTCTCGGTCTAAATGAAGAGATTGCAGACCATGATGCCTGCAAAATAGAGCATGTGCTCACTCCTGAAACCTTTGAGATACTCACCAAGTTCGTCGAATTCATGACTATGAAGGAAGATGGACCGTACTGGCTTGACCACTTCAGCCACTACCGCGAAACAGGCGAGTATATTAATTGTACCCCGGCTGCAAAGGATACCTGCCCGGTTCATGGAAAAAGAAAAGAATAG
- a CDS encoding FeoA family protein — protein sequence MLDIQETTLDTLKPGEKARITKVRVKGPARRKLFDMGMVAGTEIELVRNAPLGDPMDYRIKGYHLSIRKEEARQIFINRL from the coding sequence TTGCTCGATATTCAGGAGACAACACTTGACACGCTTAAACCCGGAGAGAAAGCCAGGATTACAAAAGTAAGGGTAAAAGGTCCTGCAAGAAGAAAACTCTTTGACATGGGGATGGTTGCCGGTACAGAAATTGAGCTTGTCAGGAATGCACCCCTTGGTGACCCAATGGATTACAGGATAAAGGGTTATCACTTATCGATCAGAAAAGAAGAAGCAAGACAGATATTTATTAATAGACTTTGA
- the feoB gene encoding ferrous iron transport protein B, whose translation MEDREIKIALTGNPNVGKTTLFNALTGSRQHVGNWPGVTVEKKSGRISYKGYDIEVIDLPGTYSLTAYSVDEIVARDYIIEEKPDVVIQVVDASNLERNLYLTTQLMELGSEILIVLNMCDIAEERGDRIYIDKMQELLATPIIRTVATQKKGICELLDKVIEQKEIEPHHGHEIGYGNEIEDKILEIEKVLSEDEKRDKRYPLRWVSIRLLEGDDNVREKISNSPVYDRTIEIIDAIDQEEYEAEIADKRYLAINMIFPQMCTRANDTLTKSDMIDRVLTNKYLGIPIFLALMWGAFELTFAFATPFMDMIDITATWFANYISSSLQPEWLASLVGDGIIGGVGAVLVFVPNIFILFFLLSLLEGSGYLARAAFIMDKLMYKIGMHGKSFIPMLMGFGCNVPAIMAARSIEDEKDRLITILIVPFVSCGARLPIYVLFAGTFFGRQAGTVIFAMYILGIVIAIISAKLLRKTIVKGKPAPFIMELPPYRVPTLKASVMHMWDNGFMYIKKAGSIILVGVVVIWVMASFPWGVEYGSEDSYVGSLGHAVEPFLKPLGFDWKISVALIFGLVAKEIVVASMGVLYGSGDSSEVLSERLLADSGITALSSLSLMAFSLLYMPCIATVGVIKKETGSWKWTVFAIIYGIGVAWITAFIIYQGGRLLGY comes from the coding sequence ATGGAAGACAGGGAGATAAAGATAGCACTTACAGGAAACCCAAATGTAGGTAAAACCACGCTTTTTAATGCGCTGACCGGTTCCAGACAGCATGTTGGTAACTGGCCCGGTGTCACAGTCGAAAAGAAAAGCGGCAGGATATCATACAAGGGATATGACATAGAAGTTATTGATCTCCCCGGAACATACAGTCTCACTGCATACTCCGTGGATGAGATCGTTGCAAGAGATTATATTATCGAGGAAAAGCCGGACGTAGTGATCCAGGTAGTAGATGCGTCTAACCTCGAAAGAAATCTTTACCTTACCACGCAACTTATGGAACTTGGTTCAGAGATACTCATTGTCCTCAACATGTGCGATATTGCCGAGGAAAGAGGAGACCGTATCTACATTGATAAGATGCAGGAGCTTCTTGCAACACCCATAATAAGGACCGTCGCAACCCAGAAAAAAGGTATTTGTGAGCTTCTGGACAAAGTTATCGAACAAAAAGAAATAGAACCGCATCACGGCCATGAAATTGGATATGGTAATGAGATAGAAGACAAGATCCTTGAAATTGAGAAGGTATTAAGTGAGGATGAGAAACGCGATAAAAGATATCCCCTAAGATGGGTAAGCATACGTCTTCTTGAAGGTGATGACAATGTCAGGGAGAAGATTTCCAACAGTCCAGTATATGACAGGACAATAGAGATCATTGATGCAATCGATCAGGAAGAATATGAAGCTGAAATAGCTGACAAGCGTTATCTTGCAATCAATATGATCTTCCCCCAAATGTGTACCAGAGCCAATGATACGTTGACTAAATCCGACATGATTGACAGGGTACTAACTAACAAATATCTTGGCATCCCAATATTTCTAGCATTAATGTGGGGTGCATTCGAACTTACATTTGCCTTTGCGACACCTTTCATGGATATGATAGACATCACGGCCACGTGGTTCGCTAACTACATATCCTCCAGTCTTCAACCCGAATGGCTGGCATCACTTGTGGGTGATGGAATTATTGGCGGTGTCGGGGCAGTACTCGTATTCGTTCCGAATATTTTCATATTATTTTTCCTCTTATCGCTGCTTGAAGGTAGCGGTTACCTTGCACGAGCCGCATTCATCATGGATAAATTGATGTACAAGATAGGCATGCACGGCAAGTCATTCATACCCATGCTTATGGGATTCGGTTGCAATGTACCAGCTATCATGGCTGCCAGAAGTATAGAGGATGAAAAGGACAGGCTTATTACTATACTTATAGTACCGTTCGTTTCCTGTGGAGCCAGACTACCCATATATGTGTTGTTCGCAGGCACATTCTTTGGAAGACAGGCAGGAACTGTCATATTTGCAATGTACATATTAGGTATTGTTATTGCGATCATATCTGCAAAACTACTCAGGAAAACTATCGTAAAGGGGAAACCGGCACCATTTATAATGGAACTTCCCCCATACCGCGTCCCGACCCTTAAGGCAAGTGTTATGCACATGTGGGACAACGGTTTCATGTACATAAAAAAAGCAGGATCCATCATACTCGTGGGTGTTGTGGTTATCTGGGTAATGGCATCTTTCCCGTGGGGTGTGGAATACGGAAGCGAGGATAGTTATGTTGGCAGTCTGGGTCACGCAGTTGAACCATTTCTCAAGCCTCTGGGTTTTGACTGGAAGATATCAGTTGCACTCATATTCGGACTGGTCGCTAAAGAAATTGTTGTGGCATCCATGGGAGTTCTTTATGGATCAGGTGATAGTTCAGAAGTACTTAGTGAGAGGCTCCTGGCAGACTCCGGGATCACTGCGCTCAGTTCACTTAGCTTAATGGCATTCAGTTTGCTATATATGCCCTGTATTGCAACTGTAGGAGTCATCAAAAAAGAAACAGGCTCATGGAAATGGACAGTATTCGCGATAATATACGGAATCGGCGTAGCATGGATCACAGCATTCATAATTTACCAGGGAGGAAGGTTACTTGGCTATTAA
- a CDS encoding methylamine methyltransferase corrinoid protein reductive activase yields the protein MKLGVAIDIGTSGIRAQKIDLDTGDIQKTVITLRNPLPGANVMDHLDFAITYGLELAQGLHVNAVKHVIETLGIKPEELERMSICGNPIQLSIFQGIPIDDLAYAGERKKEKLNIKDQERNARIIDCSEIKGLEVYPNAKLVVPPAIRHEVGADALALIIKSGFMDTKDTAIATDYGTNAEMALIHEGTIYTGSAAAGPALEGQQIKNGKLASPFVISDVEFENNNIRNYVLNEEMDTVKAQLINPKNGDVIEDDSIKAMGITGTGVIAIIEAGMKNGIIQLPKINTPDHMLYLQDKIKFFEKDVEAAGLAMGAIRSGHLALCNAAGIQVADVKKAYMSGAAGTYMDAAKAHQVGMVPYNVEEVIQIGNTSLIVAREILLSEDRLWELQEMASKIVSNHVMFATDPAFKEAYIQEISYWGEGMPFKMLKKFLKKKGLPQIDLPEGTTKVTKLVEKDIPVLGDEGLEVLERVGTFLTMKVECPECPKCIKVCPNDAITIDDEGVVMISSDLCDGANCKRCINACPKETFRWENLTVLEQSA from the coding sequence ATGAAACTTGGAGTTGCAATAGATATAGGTACCAGTGGCATAAGAGCACAGAAAATCGACCTTGATACCGGTGATATCCAGAAGACTGTCATCACTCTCCGTAACCCGCTCCCAGGGGCAAATGTTATGGACCATCTGGACTTCGCCATTACTTATGGGTTGGAACTTGCTCAAGGCTTGCACGTCAATGCAGTTAAGCACGTCATCGAAACGTTGGGCATTAAACCAGAAGAACTGGAAAGAATGTCCATTTGTGGAAACCCGATTCAGCTTTCTATTTTCCAGGGAATCCCAATAGATGATCTTGCATATGCAGGCGAGAGGAAAAAAGAAAAGCTGAATATCAAGGACCAGGAAAGGAATGCTCGCATCATCGATTGTTCAGAGATTAAAGGACTAGAAGTCTACCCAAATGCAAAACTTGTTGTTCCACCAGCCATCAGACACGAAGTTGGTGCCGATGCACTTGCACTTATTATAAAATCAGGGTTCATGGATACAAAGGATACAGCAATTGCCACTGATTATGGAACTAATGCTGAGATGGCACTCATTCATGAAGGAACCATCTACACCGGTTCAGCTGCAGCAGGCCCTGCACTTGAAGGTCAGCAGATCAAAAACGGGAAACTTGCATCACCTTTTGTAATATCTGATGTTGAATTTGAAAATAATAACATACGCAATTACGTACTTAATGAAGAGATGGACACTGTCAAAGCCCAACTCATAAACCCTAAAAATGGAGATGTAATTGAGGATGACTCAATTAAAGCAATGGGAATCACCGGAACAGGTGTCATTGCTATCATCGAAGCAGGAATGAAGAATGGAATTATCCAGCTTCCAAAAATAAACACTCCTGACCACATGCTTTACCTTCAGGACAAAATCAAGTTCTTCGAGAAAGATGTTGAAGCGGCAGGACTTGCAATGGGTGCTATCCGTTCAGGACACCTTGCATTGTGTAATGCGGCAGGAATACAAGTAGCCGATGTTAAAAAAGCATACATGTCCGGTGCTGCTGGAACTTATATGGATGCTGCGAAGGCACATCAGGTCGGTATGGTCCCATATAATGTCGAAGAAGTAATACAGATAGGTAACACATCATTGATAGTTGCAAGAGAGATACTTTTATCAGAAGACAGACTCTGGGAACTTCAGGAAATGGCATCAAAAATAGTAAGCAATCACGTTATGTTTGCAACTGACCCTGCATTCAAGGAAGCATATATCCAGGAAATATCATATTGGGGCGAAGGAATGCCTTTCAAGATGCTTAAAAAATTCCTGAAGAAAAAGGGACTTCCACAAATAGACCTGCCTGAAGGCACCACAAAGGTCACCAAACTTGTAGAGAAAGATATCCCCGTACTTGGTGATGAAGGACTTGAAGTACTCGAGCGTGTTGGTACATTCCTGACAATGAAGGTTGAATGCCCTGAATGTCCAAAATGCATAAAGGTCTGTCCAAACGACGCAATAACGATCGATGATGAGGGCGTTGTTATGATCAGTTCTGACCTTTGTGATGGTGCAAACTGTAAGAGATGCATTAACGCATGTCCAAAGGAGACATTCAGATGGGAGAACCTTACTGTGCTGGAGCAATCAGCATAA
- a CDS encoding GTP-binding protein, which produces MKVLVVGGFLGSGKTSTIIRLGKEFSDAGHKVAIIVNEIGEVGLDGDVISKYGLDMQEITNGCICCTLKVSMKATMTLLYRDYNPDIVLVEPTGIAFPEVIKNDVELMELKGATVQPLVTLIDGSRFKQLMKEAKNFAMRQIIDAEILGINKIDLIDEIRIPIIEASVQQLNPKAKVVLLSASKKDEHWDNFVKLAMTEVPENRAMHEFHTTSPDTQIIDEVTGKPVEETLNSIEASGIASYATEYSINDRINTELAQNIATEIMDTIKSKVIELSPEFVGHIKLFIESDSNTVKTNLTAYDQDVTMEVIDVTGDMPRLKVLSAVSSIDHEKLVGVVNDTISEKLNDNKITFKHNKPHKHDHAHGHPQPIDIINNN; this is translated from the coding sequence ATGAAAGTACTTGTAGTAGGCGGATTTTTAGGTAGCGGAAAAACATCAACCATTATACGATTGGGTAAGGAATTCAGTGATGCCGGTCATAAGGTGGCAATCATTGTTAATGAGATCGGTGAAGTAGGTCTTGATGGGGATGTCATCTCCAAGTACGGTCTTGATATGCAAGAAATAACAAACGGATGCATCTGTTGTACTCTTAAGGTTAGTATGAAAGCCACAATGACCCTCCTCTATAGGGATTACAATCCGGATATCGTACTTGTAGAACCTACCGGGATCGCATTCCCTGAAGTCATCAAGAACGATGTTGAGTTAATGGAGCTGAAGGGTGCTACTGTTCAGCCTCTTGTTACACTTATAGATGGTAGCAGATTCAAGCAGTTGATGAAAGAAGCAAAGAATTTTGCCATGCGTCAGATAATCGATGCTGAAATATTGGGTATTAATAAGATAGACCTCATCGATGAGATTCGTATCCCTATCATTGAAGCATCCGTGCAACAACTGAACCCTAAGGCAAAGGTGGTACTGCTTTCCGCATCCAAGAAAGATGAACATTGGGACAACTTTGTGAAACTTGCAATGACCGAGGTCCCTGAAAATCGAGCAATGCATGAATTCCATACTACCAGCCCTGATACCCAAATTATCGATGAGGTAACAGGTAAACCGGTAGAAGAAACACTTAATTCTATTGAGGCATCTGGGATAGCCAGTTATGCCACAGAGTACTCTATAAATGATAGAATTAACACCGAACTTGCACAAAACATTGCAACTGAGATAATGGACACTATCAAATCAAAAGTTATCGAGCTGAGTCCGGAATTTGTGGGTCATATCAAGTTGTTCATAGAATCTGATTCAAATACCGTAAAGACAAACCTTACTGCTTATGATCAGGACGTGACAATGGAAGTGATCGATGTAACTGGAGATATGCCCCGACTTAAAGTGCTCTCCGCGGTTTCGAGCATTGACCATGAAAAGCTTGTAGGTGTAGTAAATGACACTATTTCAGAGAAGCTAAATGACAATAAGATCACTTTCAAGCACAACAAGCCACATAAGCATGATCATGCCCATGGGCACCCACAGCCAATTGACATAATCAATAACAATTGA
- the mtaC gene encoding methanol--corrinoid protein MtaC → MDIDPSKILVRYNVAKEKAQTPEELAAELYPSAEPARTICAAIFDGEEDDVIEGLEKAIEGGADPIALIDDVLMVGMKITTDLYDQGVIFLPNVMMSADAMLEGIEFCKEQGGSAPKPKGTIVCHVAEGDVHDIGKTIVAALLRAAGFEVVDLGRDCPVDEVIAAVKKESPMMVTGTALMTTTMYAFKEVNDRLLESGIKIPFQCGGGAVNQDFVTQYELGVYGEEAADAPKMAEAILAGKGLAQLKETFHKH, encoded by the coding sequence ATGGATATAGACCCAAGTAAAATATTAGTTAGGTATAATGTTGCTAAAGAAAAGGCACAGACACCAGAAGAGTTAGCAGCTGAGCTGTACCCAAGTGCAGAACCAGCAAGAACAATCTGTGCTGCAATCTTCGATGGAGAAGAGGACGACGTAATCGAAGGTCTTGAGAAGGCAATCGAGGGCGGAGCAGACCCAATAGCACTCATTGATGATGTGCTCATGGTCGGAATGAAGATCACAACAGACCTGTATGACCAGGGTGTAATCTTCCTGCCAAACGTTATGATGTCAGCAGACGCAATGCTCGAGGGTATCGAGTTCTGTAAAGAACAGGGCGGATCTGCACCTAAACCAAAAGGCACAATCGTCTGCCACGTAGCAGAAGGCGACGTACACGACATCGGTAAGACAATTGTAGCAGCACTCCTCAGAGCAGCAGGCTTTGAAGTAGTTGACCTTGGCCGTGACTGCCCAGTTGATGAAGTTATCGCAGCTGTAAAGAAGGAAAGCCCAATGATGGTAACCGGAACAGCATTGATGACAACAACAATGTATGCATTCAAAGAAGTAAATGACAGACTCCTCGAATCAGGTATCAAGATACCATTCCAGTGTGGTGGCGGAGCAGTAAACCAGGACTTCGTAACCCAGTACGAACTCGGTGTATATGGAGAAGAAGCAGCAGATGCACCAAAGATGGCAGAAGCAATCCTTGCAGGAAAAGGACTTGCACAACTCAAGGAGACCTTCCACAAACACTAA
- the mtaB gene encoding methanol--corrinoid protein co-methyltransferase MtaB, with translation MVKRYTSMAYKAADDMIFGKSVYPVKAELGLEIGAGYVTAEVNYAPRPEAGVSKEKLVSEYRRLTTDIMARAVQVGFPAIQLETEHVEQMTNNPDWGGEVAHVQKTIMEEYHEEYGIKTGLRHTPGDIREDRDLLALIGGKYDTLMESFEAVADAGADFLSIETMGGKEILDYAILRNDVPGLIYAIGCLGSIDMTMIWSDIRKIADKKGRVAAGDTDCAQANTAMFIAGGLLDKNLAHTLAIIARAISAPRTLAGYEAGAQGPGKDCGYENTIVKSITGCPIAQEGKTSTCAHSDVMGNLVMQCCDLWSNESVEYHAEFGGTSVQCWSESLNYDAAMLNVATETGNAKMLRDILVLSDKYRDPQGYVLAYDNAYKVGEAIAKDGDDLYLRAKNAAIACVDILNDADSKKLVMSKFELGALADAEAALKAMTDESETFMSDSMEKYKAEVAVFRPDANYKF, from the coding sequence ATGGTAAAAAGATACACATCAATGGCATACAAAGCTGCTGACGACATGATCTTCGGTAAGTCAGTTTACCCAGTCAAAGCAGAATTAGGATTAGAAATCGGTGCAGGATACGTAACAGCAGAAGTTAACTACGCACCAAGACCAGAAGCTGGTGTCTCTAAAGAGAAACTTGTTTCAGAGTACCGCAGACTTACAACCGACATCATGGCAAGAGCTGTACAGGTAGGTTTCCCAGCAATCCAACTTGAAACAGAACACGTTGAGCAGATGACCAACAACCCAGACTGGGGAGGAGAAGTCGCTCACGTACAGAAGACCATCATGGAAGAATACCACGAAGAATACGGAATCAAGACAGGTCTCAGACATACACCTGGTGACATCCGTGAAGACCGTGACCTTCTTGCACTCATCGGCGGAAAGTATGACACCCTTATGGAGTCATTCGAAGCTGTTGCAGACGCAGGAGCTGACTTCCTGTCCATCGAAACAATGGGCGGTAAGGAAATTCTCGACTACGCAATTCTTAGAAACGATGTACCTGGTCTCATTTACGCAATTGGCTGTCTCGGCTCAATTGACATGACCATGATCTGGTCCGACATCAGGAAGATCGCAGACAAGAAGGGCAGAGTTGCAGCTGGTGACACAGACTGTGCACAGGCAAACACTGCAATGTTTATTGCAGGTGGTCTCCTCGACAAGAACCTTGCACACACCCTTGCAATCATCGCAAGAGCAATTTCCGCACCAAGAACACTCGCCGGCTATGAAGCAGGCGCACAGGGACCAGGAAAGGACTGTGGATACGAGAACACAATCGTAAAGTCCATCACCGGATGCCCAATCGCACAGGAAGGAAAGACCTCAACATGCGCACACTCTGACGTAATGGGTAACCTTGTCATGCAGTGCTGTGACCTTTGGTCAAACGAATCTGTAGAATACCATGCAGAATTCGGTGGTACCTCAGTACAGTGCTGGTCCGAATCCCTGAACTACGATGCAGCAATGCTTAACGTAGCAACAGAGACCGGAAATGCAAAGATGCTTCGTGACATCCTCGTACTCTCTGACAAGTACAGAGACCCACAGGGATATGTTCTTGCATACGACAATGCATACAAGGTAGGAGAGGCAATCGCAAAGGACGGAGACGACCTTTACCTCCGTGCAAAGAACGCAGCAATTGCATGTGTTGACATCCTCAACGATGCAGACAGCAAGAAACTCGTCATGTCCAAGTTTGAGCTTGGTGCACTTGCAGACGCAGAGGCAGCACTCAAAGCAATGACCGACGAATCAGAAACCTTCATGAGCGACAGCATGGAGAAATACAAGGCAGAGGTCGCTGTATTCAGACCAGACGCAAACTACAAGTTCTAA